One region of Duncaniella freteri genomic DNA includes:
- a CDS encoding cell division ATP-binding protein FtsE, whose product MPNVIDYRDVTIHRNSLITLKHIDLKVGQGEFVYIIGKVGSGKSSLLKSFYADVPVASGSARVLDYDLSSIRSRDIPYLRRQIGIVFQDFRLLTDRSAEDNLRFVLRATGWTDRAEIDERISDVLKSVGMENKKYKKPHELSGGEQQRIVIARALLNKPPLILADEPTGNLDPSTGESIVSYLHTVAREGTTVIMATHNMSLVEQFPARTLICSQRTLR is encoded by the coding sequence ATGCCTAACGTCATAGACTACAGGGATGTCACTATACATCGCAATTCACTGATCACTCTCAAACATATAGATCTGAAAGTGGGTCAGGGTGAGTTTGTGTATATAATTGGTAAAGTGGGAAGCGGCAAATCGAGTTTGTTGAAATCATTCTATGCCGACGTTCCTGTGGCATCAGGGAGCGCGCGGGTGCTCGATTATGACCTTTCATCCATAAGGTCGCGCGATATCCCTTATCTGCGTCGTCAGATAGGTATTGTATTCCAGGACTTCAGGTTGCTCACCGATCGCAGCGCGGAGGATAATCTGCGTTTTGTCCTTCGGGCTACAGGATGGACTGATCGTGCGGAGATTGATGAGCGCATATCAGATGTGCTTAAGAGTGTAGGCATGGAGAACAAGAAGTACAAGAAGCCGCATGAGTTGTCGGGAGGCGAGCAGCAGCGCATAGTGATAGCGCGGGCTCTTCTCAATAAGCCTCCTTTGATTCTTGCTGACGAGCCTACCGGTAATCTTGACCCTTCCACCGGCGAGTCCATAGTGAGCTATCTTCACACTGTAGCCCGGGAGGGCACGACTGTGATTATGGCTACGCATAACATGTCGCTTGTGGAGCAGTTTCCGGCACGAACTCTCATCTGTTCTCAACGTACGTTGAGATAA